From Quercus lobata isolate SW786 chromosome 1, ValleyOak3.0 Primary Assembly, whole genome shotgun sequence, one genomic window encodes:
- the LOC115977653 gene encoding delta(12)-acyl-lipid-desaturase-like, with translation MGAGGRMSSPMKNGEQKNTLQRVPHTKPPFTLSQIKKAIPPHCFQRSLIRSFSYVVYDLSLAYLFYYIATSYFQILPYPLSYFAWPIYWAFQGCILTGVWVIAHECGHHAFSDYQWLDDIVGLILHSALMVPYFSWKISHRRHHSNTGSLDRDEVFVPKPKSKMKWYSKYLNNPPGRALTLLVTLTLGWPLYLAFNVSGRPYDRFACHYDPYGPIYSDRERLQIFISDTGIFATTFVLYRVAIAKGLAWLVCVYGMPLLVVNGFLVTITYLQHTHPALPHYDSSEWDWLRGALSTMDRDYGVLNKVFHNITDTHVAHHLFSTMPHYHAMEATKAIKPILGEYYQFDGTPIYKAMWREAKECIYVEPDEGASSKGVFWYQNKL, from the coding sequence ATGGGAGCTGGGGGCCGAATGTCTTCCCCCATGAAGAATGGAGAGCAGAAGAATACCCTCCAACGAGTACCACACACGAAGCCCCCATTCACACTTAGCCAAATCAAGAAAGCCATACCACCCCATTGCTTCCAACGCTCCCTCATTCGCTCGTTCTCCTATGTCGTTTACGACCTCTCCTTAGCCTACCTCTTCTACTACATTGCTACCTCTTACTTCCAAATCCTCCCATATCCCCTTTCCTACTTTGCATGGCCAATCTATTGGGCTTTCCAAGGCTGCATTCTCACTGGTGTTTGGGTCATTGCACATGAGTGCGGTCACCATGCCTTCAGTGACTATCAATGGCTTGACGACATAGTTGGCCTCATCCTCCATTCTGCTCTTATGGTGCCATATTTCTCGTGGAAAATTAGTCACCGCCGCCATCACTCCAACACGGGTTCCCTTGATCGAGATGAGGTGTTTGTCCCCAAGCCTAAATCCAAAATGAAATGGTATTCCAAGTACTTGAACAATCCACCAGGTAGGGCCTTAACTCTTTTGGTCACGCTCACTCTAGGATGGCCCTTGTACTTGGCCTTCAATGTTTCAGGACGCCCCTATGACCGTTTTGCATGCCACTATGATCCCTATGGCCCCATTTATTCTGATCGTGAAAGGCTTCAAATATTTATCTCGGATACTGGTATCTTTGCTACAACTTTTGTGCTTTACCGAGTTGCAATAGCAAAAGGGCTGGCTTGGCTTGTATGTGTTTATGGCATGCCTTTGCTTGTAGTGAATGGCTTCCTTGTGACGATCACATACTTGCAGCATACTCACCCTGCATTGCCACACTATGACTCATCGGAATGGGATTGGCTGAGAGGAGCATTGTCAACCATGGACAGAGATTATGGGGTGCTAAATAAGGTTTTCCATAATATTACAGACACTCATGTGGCTCACCATCTCTTCTCTACAATGCCTCATTACCATGCGATGGAGGCTACCAAAGCAATCAAGCCAATACTCGGTGAGTACTACCAGTTTGATGGCACTCCAATTTACAAAGCAATGTGGAGAGAGGCTAAAGAGTGTATTTATGTTGAGCCGGATGAGGGTGCCTCTAGCAAAGGCGTTTTCTGGTACCAGAATAAGCTGTGA